TGGCTTCAGCGACGGCTTCCAGATCCTTGATCGACAGTTGCGCCACCATATCGGATGCAAGATCGCGCACCGACACGGTCATGATCGCTTGCAGATCCTCTGGCAGGCTGTTCCACTTGTCGAGGTTCATCGACACTTCAACCAGCGGCATCGAGTGGAAACCGGGATAGACCGGATTATTGCCCGCCTCGTGCAAACCTTGCGAATGGTTGGTGGAAAACACGGTTGAATCCGCAGCATCTATCACGCCCTTGTCCAACGCGGTGAACACTTCGGCATAGGGCAGATTGACAGGAACCGCGCCTGCCGCTGCAAACACTTGCTGGATCAAACCTTCGGGTGCGCGGACTTTCAAACCTTTCAGGTCGTCGACACCGCCCAGCGGTTTCTTCGATACGAACCCTTCCAGACCTGTCGTGGTCGCACCTACAAAATGCAGGTTATAGGGCTTTTCCAGGTCTTCCATCAGTTCGTTGCCGCCGCCATAGCGCATGAAACGGAACATTTCTTCGGGCGAGGACCACGCACCGATCGGGTTTGCGATCAGACCAAAAGCTGGGTCTTTGCCGGAAAAATAGCTGACATCGGTGATATGCCCGTCCAGAATACCGGCCCCCACCGCATCTTGGGTTTCATTGTATTCCACAACCGCGCCAACCGGCAGCAGCTCGATCGCGATCCGCCCGCCACTCATCACACCGACTTGCTCGGTCCATTCTTTCTGGATTTGGAAATTCGGGTTGCCTGCCGGATCGACAGATTGAAACTTGAACGAGAATTCCTGTGCATAGACAGGCAGACCCGCTGTCGCCGTCAATAGTCCGGCAACAATCATCGTTTTGAAGTTATTAGCCATTTTTGCTCCTCCCATGGATACTCTGGCATTTCTGGCGACACTGGCATCACATCCGGCGCGGCCACTCCCCAAGCAGCATTCTGCTTCGGGCCTTCTTTCCCCGCGGACAGTTATTCGGCTGCCAGCGGGGCACGTTTCGGAGTGTTCACAAGGTTTCGGATGCGTCCCTCGTTCAGACACAGCATCGCCGTTTCCACGGCCAGACGCCGCGCGTCCGCAACGCTTTCGGGGCTGGACCATGCTGCATGCGGCGACAAAAGCAGGCGCTCGCCGGTCAACACGTCGTCGCGCCCCGCATATG
This DNA window, taken from Pseudosulfitobacter pseudonitzschiae, encodes the following:
- a CDS encoding TRAP transporter substrate-binding protein, with protein sequence MANNFKTMIVAGLLTATAGLPVYAQEFSFKFQSVDPAGNPNFQIQKEWTEQVGVMSGGRIAIELLPVGAVVEYNETQDAVGAGILDGHITDVSYFSGKDPAFGLIANPIGAWSSPEEMFRFMRYGGGNELMEDLEKPYNLHFVGATTTGLEGFVSKKPLGGVDDLKGLKVRAPEGLIQQVFAAAGAVPVNLPYAEVFTALDKGVIDAADSTVFSTNHSQGLHEAGNNPVYPGFHSMPLVEVSMNLDKWNSLPEDLQAIMTVSVRDLASDMVAQLSIKDLEAVAEAKANPEITVHNWPTEERARFRTIAMEQWENVAGQSDNAKQVYDILTAYLEQQGMLD